Proteins encoded within one genomic window of Egicoccus sp. AB-alg2:
- the purD gene encoding phosphoribosylamine--glycine ligase, translating to MGRRVLVVGGGGREHALGWRLTASPSVDAVESAPGNPGLAELGPVHAIDAADPDAVATLAERRRIDLVVVGPEAPLVAGVVDELQARGIAAFGPVATGARIEGSKAFAKEVMVAAGAPTAGYVATSDRDEAIAALERFAPPYVVKADGLAAGKGVRICELVEEAREAIDDALVRRIFGEAGANLVVEEYLDGPERSLFGVCDGTDVALLAPAQDYKRALDGDGGLNTGGMGAYSPVPGFGLDDVARLRELVFLPVLQELADRGTPYRGLLYAGLVDTATGPRLLEFNARFGDPETQVVLPRLASDFGELLWASATGSVRDVDVAWHEDAAVTVVLASGGYPGEYRTGVPVSGVEDADTLDGVQVFHAGTRRDDDGRLVTAGGRVLNVTARAATVADARARAYEAADRIAFDGLHRRTDIAAGV from the coding sequence GTGGGTAGGCGTGTGCTGGTGGTGGGCGGCGGCGGGCGCGAGCACGCGCTCGGGTGGCGCCTGACCGCCTCGCCGTCGGTCGACGCGGTCGAGTCGGCGCCCGGCAACCCCGGCCTGGCCGAGCTCGGGCCCGTCCACGCGATCGACGCGGCCGACCCGGACGCGGTGGCCACGCTGGCCGAGCGGCGCCGCATCGACCTGGTCGTGGTCGGCCCGGAGGCGCCGCTGGTCGCCGGGGTCGTCGACGAACTGCAGGCGCGCGGCATCGCGGCGTTCGGCCCGGTCGCGACGGGGGCGCGCATCGAGGGCTCCAAGGCGTTCGCCAAGGAGGTGATGGTCGCCGCCGGCGCGCCGACGGCCGGGTACGTCGCCACCTCCGACCGGGACGAGGCCATCGCGGCGCTCGAGCGCTTCGCCCCTCCCTACGTCGTCAAGGCCGATGGGCTGGCCGCCGGCAAGGGCGTGCGCATCTGCGAGCTCGTCGAGGAGGCGCGTGAGGCGATCGACGACGCGCTGGTGCGGCGGATCTTCGGGGAGGCCGGCGCCAACCTGGTCGTGGAGGAGTACCTCGACGGCCCCGAGCGCAGCCTGTTCGGGGTCTGCGACGGCACCGACGTGGCGCTGCTCGCGCCTGCCCAGGACTACAAGAGGGCGCTGGACGGCGACGGTGGGCTGAACACGGGCGGCATGGGGGCGTACTCACCCGTGCCCGGCTTCGGGCTGGACGACGTCGCCCGCCTGCGCGAGCTGGTCTTCCTCCCCGTGCTGCAGGAACTGGCCGACCGCGGCACCCCGTACCGGGGTCTGCTCTACGCGGGCCTGGTCGACACCGCCACGGGCCCACGACTGCTGGAGTTCAACGCCCGTTTCGGCGATCCGGAGACGCAGGTGGTCCTGCCCCGGCTGGCCAGCGACTTCGGCGAACTGCTGTGGGCCTCGGCCACGGGCTCGGTCCGGGACGTGGACGTCGCCTGGCACGAGGACGCGGCGGTGACCGTGGTCCTCGCCAGCGGCGGTTACCCGGGGGAGTACCGGACGGGGGTGCCGGTTTCCGGGGTCGAGGACGCCGACACACTCGACGGAGTACAGGTCTTCCACGCGGGTACCCGCCGCGACGACGACGGCCGACTGGTGACCGCCGGCGGCCGGGTTCTGAACGTCACCGCCCGTGCCGCCACTGTCGCCGACGCCCGCGCACGTGCCTACGAGGCGGCCGACCGGATCGCGTTCGACGGGCTCCACCGACGCACCGACATCGCCGCCGGCGTCTGA
- a CDS encoding VOC family protein, which produces MRINLTSVLVDDQDKALSFYTDVLGFEKKTEIPLGEHRWLTVVSPADPDGVELVLEPDAHPAAAPFKQALVEDGIPYTSFAVEDVQAEYERLRDHGVRFTQEPLDMGGITTAVLDDTCGNLIQLASPS; this is translated from the coding sequence ATCCGCATCAACCTGACCAGCGTGCTCGTCGACGACCAGGACAAGGCGCTGAGCTTCTACACCGACGTGCTCGGCTTCGAGAAGAAGACTGAGATCCCACTGGGCGAGCACCGGTGGCTGACGGTGGTGTCGCCGGCCGATCCCGACGGAGTGGAACTGGTCCTCGAACCGGACGCCCACCCGGCGGCGGCACCGTTCAAGCAGGCGCTCGTCGAGGACGGCATCCCCTACACCTCGTTCGCCGTGGAGGACGTGCAGGCGGAGTACGAACGCCTGCGTGACCACGGGGTGCGGTTCACCCAGGAACCGTTGGACATGGGCGGCATCACCACGGCCGTCCTCGACGACACCTGCGGCAACCTCATCCAGCTCGCCAGCCCCAGCTGA
- a CDS encoding helix-turn-helix domain-containing protein has product MGRRVRRLRRGLGLSQAELAERAGISRQALGALEAGQHLPRVDAALTLAAALGTTVEDLLAIGPPRALHVLGGELPDGQPVRVVQVGDHHVCVPLPGVDDGEVWPVPDAVVHEGRVQTLPGADTDGFLVAGCDPALGLLAGLGPARGRGRLVPVLASSAAARLALVTGRAHAAVVHDAEPPEPQQPDRVHRLTLATWRTGLAVPAGAESGLDDALAGLGPVVQRDAGAAAQRAYERALQAEDRRPPPGPLATGHLDAARQASASGVPAVTIEPVALALGLVFRPLETHRVEVWVDAGATDHPGALALGELLGSARLRRRLAVLPGYDLEAA; this is encoded by the coding sequence GTGGGCCGCAGGGTCCGTCGGCTGCGGCGCGGGCTCGGCCTCAGCCAGGCCGAGCTGGCCGAACGGGCCGGCATCAGCCGTCAGGCCCTGGGGGCGTTGGAGGCCGGCCAGCACCTCCCGCGCGTCGACGCCGCCCTGACGCTGGCGGCAGCGCTCGGGACCACCGTCGAGGACCTGCTCGCCATCGGGCCCCCGCGGGCGCTGCACGTGCTGGGCGGTGAACTGCCCGACGGCCAGCCCGTGCGGGTCGTGCAGGTCGGCGACCACCACGTCTGCGTGCCGTTGCCGGGTGTCGACGACGGGGAGGTGTGGCCGGTACCGGACGCGGTCGTCCACGAGGGCCGGGTCCAGACCCTGCCGGGCGCGGACACCGACGGCTTCCTCGTGGCTGGCTGCGACCCGGCGCTGGGGCTCCTGGCCGGGCTCGGCCCCGCTCGCGGTCGCGGCCGGCTCGTGCCGGTGCTGGCCTCGTCGGCCGCCGCGAGGCTCGCCCTGGTTACCGGCCGCGCGCACGCCGCCGTCGTCCACGACGCCGAGCCACCCGAACCGCAGCAGCCCGACCGCGTCCACCGCCTGACGTTGGCGACCTGGCGGACCGGCCTCGCCGTTCCCGCTGGCGCGGAGAGCGGGCTGGACGACGCGCTCGCCGGGCTGGGCCCCGTCGTCCAACGCGACGCCGGCGCGGCGGCGCAGCGGGCCTACGAGCGGGCGCTGCAGGCCGAGGACCGTCGCCCACCGCCGGGCCCGCTCGCCACCGGTCACCTCGATGCGGCCCGGCAGGCCAGCGCATCCGGCGTGCCGGCGGTCACCATCGAGCCGGTCGCACTGGCGCTGGGGCTGGTGTTCCGCCCGCTGGAGACCCACCGGGTCGAGGTCTGGGTCGACGCCGGCGCGACGGATCATCCAGGCGCCCTGGCGCTGGGGGAGTTGCTCGGGTCGGCCCGGCTGCGCCGCCGGCTCGCGGTCCTGCCCGGCTACGACCTCGAGGCGGCGTGA
- a CDS encoding DASS family sodium-coupled anion symporter has translation MGELTEPRRITRRAVIGRWAGPVAALATYFLLPTGDGGLTPGGRATTAVAVLMAVWWVTEALPLAVTALVPVVLMPLTGALDLDATLAPYANDLIFLFLGGFVIAIAMQRWGLHRRIALLTVRAVGTKSRQMIAGFMLATAFLSMWVSNTATAVMMLPIGVSVLGLVAKRVSSIPGDGEGEPLTGEGAPNIATALMLGIAYAASIGSLSTIIGTPPNAFLIGYLRQEQGVSIGFGQWMLFALPLSAVFLVITWIVLTRFLYPPEIDDVPGGRELIQSELDELGPISPGEKRVAVVFAATALAWILNSLLGDVWADTFLANLDDAMIGIAAAIILFLIPVDREHGTFVLDWTAARELPWGVLLLFGGGLSLAAAVSENGVDEFVGQQLQALSNVPVWVLIAAVVASVILLTEMTSNTATAAALVPIIGGSAAVLGLDPVALAVPAALAATCAFALPVATPPNAIVFGSGHVTVAQMARAGVVLNVIGVLLITIVTLTLAGPVFGTG, from the coding sequence CTGGGCGAGCTCACCGAGCCACGTCGGATCACCCGGCGGGCCGTCATCGGCCGCTGGGCCGGCCCCGTGGCGGCGCTCGCCACGTACTTCCTGCTGCCGACCGGCGACGGCGGTCTGACGCCGGGCGGGCGCGCCACGACGGCGGTGGCGGTGCTGATGGCCGTCTGGTGGGTCACCGAGGCACTGCCGCTGGCCGTCACCGCGCTGGTGCCGGTGGTCCTCATGCCGCTGACCGGGGCGTTGGATCTGGACGCGACCCTCGCGCCGTACGCCAACGACCTGATCTTCCTGTTCCTCGGCGGGTTCGTGATCGCCATCGCCATGCAGCGTTGGGGCCTGCACCGCCGTATCGCGCTGCTGACGGTCCGGGCGGTCGGGACGAAGTCGAGACAGATGATCGCCGGTTTCATGCTGGCGACCGCGTTCCTGTCCATGTGGGTGTCCAACACCGCGACCGCCGTGATGATGCTGCCGATCGGCGTGTCGGTGCTGGGGCTGGTCGCGAAGCGGGTCTCGTCGATCCCGGGTGACGGCGAGGGCGAGCCGCTGACCGGCGAGGGCGCGCCGAACATCGCGACGGCGCTGATGCTCGGCATCGCCTACGCGGCCTCGATCGGCTCGCTCAGCACCATCATCGGTACCCCGCCGAACGCGTTCCTCATCGGCTACCTGCGTCAGGAGCAGGGCGTCTCCATCGGGTTCGGGCAGTGGATGCTCTTCGCGCTGCCACTGTCGGCGGTGTTCCTGGTCATCACGTGGATCGTGCTGACCCGCTTCCTGTACCCGCCGGAGATCGACGACGTGCCCGGCGGCCGCGAGCTGATCCAGTCGGAGCTCGACGAGCTCGGGCCGATCTCCCCCGGCGAGAAGCGGGTCGCCGTCGTCTTCGCCGCCACGGCGCTGGCGTGGATCCTGAACTCGCTGCTCGGCGACGTGTGGGCCGACACCTTCCTGGCCAACCTCGACGACGCGATGATCGGCATCGCCGCCGCCATCATCCTGTTCCTGATCCCGGTCGACCGCGAGCACGGCACGTTCGTGCTCGACTGGACCGCGGCACGCGAGCTGCCGTGGGGCGTGCTGCTGTTGTTCGGTGGTGGGCTGTCGCTGGCCGCGGCCGTGTCGGAGAACGGCGTGGACGAGTTCGTCGGCCAGCAGCTGCAGGCGTTGTCGAACGTGCCGGTGTGGGTGCTGATCGCCGCTGTCGTCGCGTCGGTGATCCTGCTGACGGAGATGACGTCCAACACCGCCACGGCCGCTGCCCTCGTGCCGATCATCGGCGGCTCGGCCGCGGTGCTGGGGCTCGACCCGGTGGCGCTGGCGGTGCCGGCCGCGCTGGCGGCGACGTGTGCGTTCGCCCTGCCCGTCGCCACGCCGCCCAACGCGATCGTGTTCGGCTCCGGCCACGTCACCGTGGCACAGATGGCACGGGCCGGCGTCGTGCTCAACGTCATCGGCGTGCTGCTGATCACCATCGTGACGCTGACCCTGGCCGGCCCCGTGTTCGGCACCGGCTGA
- a CDS encoding PspC domain-containing protein → MSSSTPPPGGPVAPPRPPLRRRRDGKLLAGVLAGVADHLGIDVAVARILFVVLTLFSQGILIVAYVLGWVLIPEESDAEAAAPRPPRREDIGGRDPLFWIGIATLIIGALWLLDGPFPGRGPFPFVADRGVLVPLVLIAFGIALWRAADRSPNRPAAMPPGRPSAPPAGGQPPFGGTSPGGGQPPAFAPASPPVPASDPRSFASRPETSMSSDDARTDTVRIDRPTDGPGDTRRIEPPPAWEPPPPGVPPRAPGEGGGDGRDWTPPPVPESRGILTRITLGAALLTVGVLWLLNVADATALRPGQIVSAALLVVGVGLLVGSVVGRGRGLIGAGLLLLPVVLVLQLLRPFPVDAFTSGGQPAGQRFETPAVEAEVRDTYTLGAGELRIDLSEVQFTDDRDVTVQTGFGDVTVYVPEDVTVEVHAQSGAGQMTLLGQRTDGVGLDRTVVDEVPGSDVRLTLDVQVGFGQIRVERDGRDSDPAPEFEGGAATDENAAPEDDVLELEP, encoded by the coding sequence GTGTCCTCCTCCACTCCTCCTCCCGGTGGGCCGGTCGCGCCGCCGCGCCCGCCCCTGCGGCGCCGCCGTGACGGCAAGCTGCTGGCCGGCGTGCTGGCCGGCGTCGCCGACCACCTCGGCATCGACGTCGCCGTCGCCCGGATCCTGTTCGTCGTCCTGACGCTGTTCTCCCAGGGAATCCTGATCGTGGCCTACGTGCTCGGTTGGGTGCTCATCCCCGAGGAGTCCGACGCGGAGGCCGCCGCGCCGCGGCCACCGCGACGCGAGGACATCGGCGGGCGCGATCCGCTGTTCTGGATCGGCATCGCGACGCTGATCATCGGGGCCCTGTGGCTGCTCGACGGGCCCTTCCCCGGACGGGGACCGTTCCCCTTCGTCGCCGACCGCGGGGTCCTGGTGCCCCTGGTGCTGATCGCCTTCGGCATCGCGTTGTGGCGGGCGGCAGACCGCTCGCCCAACCGCCCGGCGGCCATGCCACCCGGCCGGCCGAGCGCACCGCCTGCCGGCGGGCAGCCACCGTTCGGTGGCACCTCGCCCGGCGGCGGCCAGCCACCCGCCTTCGCCCCTGCCTCGCCGCCCGTGCCCGCGTCCGACCCACGCTCGTTCGCCTCCCGACCGGAGACCTCCATGTCCAGTGACGACGCCCGCACGGACACCGTGCGCATCGACCGTCCCACCGACGGCCCCGGCGACACCCGCCGCATCGAGCCGCCGCCGGCCTGGGAACCGCCTCCACCGGGCGTCCCGCCGCGTGCGCCCGGCGAAGGCGGCGGCGACGGCCGCGACTGGACGCCGCCACCGGTGCCCGAGTCCCGCGGGATCCTCACCCGGATCACGCTGGGCGCCGCCCTGCTGACCGTCGGCGTGCTGTGGCTGCTCAACGTCGCGGACGCCACCGCGCTGCGCCCCGGCCAGATCGTCTCCGCAGCGCTGCTGGTGGTCGGTGTCGGCCTGCTCGTCGGCAGCGTGGTGGGCCGCGGCCGTGGTCTGATCGGGGCGGGACTCCTGCTGCTGCCGGTCGTCCTGGTGCTGCAGTTGCTGCGTCCCTTTCCCGTCGACGCCTTCACCTCCGGTGGACAGCCCGCGGGGCAGCGCTTCGAGACGCCGGCCGTCGAGGCCGAGGTCCGCGACACCTACACGCTCGGGGCCGGTGAACTGCGCATCGACCTCAGTGAGGTGCAGTTCACCGACGACCGCGACGTCACCGTGCAGACCGGTTTCGGTGACGTGACGGTCTACGTGCCCGAGGACGTCACCGTCGAGGTGCATGCGCAGAGCGGTGCCGGGCAGATGACCCTGCTCGGTCAGCGCACCGACGGCGTCGGCCTCGACCGCACCGTGGTCGACGAGGTGCCGGGCAGCGACGTGCGCCTGACGTTGGACGTCCAGGTCGGCTTCGGCCAGATCCGCGTCGAGCGGGACGGGCGAGACAGCGACCCCGCACCCGAGTTCGAGGGTGGCGCCGCCACCGACGAGAACGCCGCACCCGAGGACGACGTCCTGGAACTGGAGCCGTGA
- a CDS encoding ArsR/SmtB family transcription factor, with protein sequence MDDALFKAIADPTRRAILDELHAKDGQTLFELCKRLITRHGIESSRQAISQHLAVLEEAGLVTTRRDGRYKFHDLDLTPMRMILERWPIPKE encoded by the coding sequence ATGGACGATGCCCTGTTCAAGGCGATCGCCGACCCGACCCGGCGAGCGATCCTGGACGAACTGCACGCCAAGGACGGCCAGACGCTGTTCGAACTGTGCAAGCGGTTGATCACCCGACACGGCATCGAGTCATCCCGCCAGGCGATCTCGCAGCACCTCGCGGTGCTCGAGGAGGCCGGACTCGTCACGACGCGACGTGACGGCCGCTACAAGTTCCACGACCTCGACCTCACGCCGATGCGGATGATCCTCGAGCGGTGGCCGATTCCGAAGGAGTGA
- a CDS encoding adenylosuccinate synthase — MPATIIVGAQWGDEGKGKATDLLADTTDLVVRYQGGNNAGHTVIVGDQVFKLHLIPSGILYPHVTPVIGDGVVVDPEVMLEELDGLEARGLDAFARVKISGNAHLIMPYHRELDLLTERRLGKAKLGTTKRGIGPAYADKAARIGLRFQDLFDEKIFRQKLDAALEHKNEQLAKIYNRLPMSADEIAEEYLGYADRLRGTLTDTTDLIHTSLEAGSHIILEGAQGTLLDLDHGTYPFVTSSNPVAGGALTGAGLGPRHVDRVIGITKAYVTRVGAGPFPTELFDETGERMTDVGGEYGTTTGRRRRVGWFDAVLARYANRVNGFTDIFLTKLDVLSEFETLRVATAYRHDGEEFHNFPPHQSIFHHAEPVYSDVPGWGSDISEVTRYEDLPQEARDYVDLLEEQAETPITWVSVGPKRSQTLIRRDVPLVPTGTS, encoded by the coding sequence GTGCCTGCGACCATCATCGTCGGTGCCCAGTGGGGCGACGAGGGCAAGGGCAAGGCGACCGACCTGCTGGCCGACACGACCGATCTGGTCGTGCGCTACCAGGGCGGCAACAACGCCGGCCACACCGTCATCGTCGGCGACCAGGTGTTCAAGCTGCACCTGATCCCCAGCGGGATCCTCTACCCGCACGTCACCCCCGTCATCGGCGACGGCGTCGTCGTGGACCCCGAAGTGATGCTCGAAGAGCTCGACGGGCTGGAGGCACGCGGTCTCGACGCGTTCGCGCGGGTGAAGATCTCCGGCAACGCGCACCTGATCATGCCCTACCACCGCGAGCTCGACCTGCTCACCGAGCGGCGGCTGGGGAAGGCCAAGCTGGGCACCACCAAGCGCGGGATCGGTCCGGCCTACGCCGACAAGGCGGCCCGTATCGGGCTGCGCTTCCAGGACCTGTTCGACGAGAAGATCTTCCGCCAGAAGCTCGACGCCGCGCTGGAACACAAGAACGAGCAGCTGGCCAAGATCTACAACCGGCTGCCCATGAGCGCCGACGAGATCGCCGAGGAGTACCTCGGCTACGCGGACCGGCTGCGCGGCACCCTGACCGACACCACAGACCTCATCCACACCTCGCTGGAGGCCGGCAGCCACATCATCCTCGAGGGTGCGCAGGGCACGCTGCTGGACCTCGACCACGGCACCTACCCGTTCGTGACCTCGTCCAATCCGGTGGCGGGCGGGGCGCTGACCGGCGCGGGGCTCGGTCCGCGCCACGTCGACCGGGTCATCGGCATCACCAAGGCGTACGTGACGCGCGTCGGCGCCGGGCCGTTCCCGACCGAGTTGTTCGACGAGACCGGCGAGCGGATGACCGACGTCGGCGGCGAGTACGGCACCACCACCGGCCGGCGCCGCCGGGTCGGCTGGTTCGACGCCGTCCTCGCCCGCTACGCCAACCGCGTCAACGGCTTCACCGACATCTTCCTCACCAAGCTGGACGTGCTGAGCGAGTTCGAGACACTGCGGGTCGCCACCGCCTACCGGCACGACGGCGAGGAGTTCCACAACTTCCCGCCGCACCAGTCGATCTTCCACCACGCCGAGCCCGTCTACAGCGACGTCCCCGGCTGGGGCAGCGACATCTCCGAGGTGACCCGCTACGAGGACCTGCCGCAGGAGGCCCGCGACTACGTCGACCTGCTGGAGGAGCAGGCGGAGACGCCGATCACCTGGGTCTCGGTCGGCCCGAAGCGCTCGCAGACGCTGATCCGCCGCGACGTTCCGCTGGTCCCCACCGGTACGTCCTGA
- a CDS encoding PspC domain-containing protein — MSASAEADRRAGALGRGRIIGGVAAGLGARLGVDPVLIRIVFVVLSLAGGAGVLLYGVLWAFTSIGSATPVEGRRPASLQQAAALGLITLGVLFLLRELGLWFGDSLVFPVALAAIGSAIVWTRGDEADRTRWSRVTARIPGGHALATATSGPASPVRLLIGTLLVAGAVAGFLAAQDGLGALRDLGFAVVAALGGLALLFGPWLWGLVDQLGLERRERIRQEERAELAAHLHDSVLQTLALIQRSADQPRRMVALARRQERELRSWLYGQRDSLHQQTSLQAAAEQVVEEVEAVHDLQIDVVVVGDAPLDDRVLALLAAMREACVNAAKHAGVATASVYVEVEDDQVTAFVRDRGDGFELATVPEHRRGVRDSIIGRLDRHGGHGRVWSTPGEGTEIELCVPRSRNSNHHHSTEQQA; from the coding sequence GTGAGCGCTTCCGCGGAAGCCGATCGCCGCGCCGGTGCGCTGGGGCGCGGGCGCATCATCGGCGGGGTGGCGGCGGGTCTCGGCGCGCGGCTGGGTGTCGACCCCGTCCTCATCCGCATCGTCTTCGTCGTGCTCAGCCTGGCCGGCGGCGCCGGTGTCCTGCTCTACGGCGTGCTGTGGGCGTTCACCTCGATCGGCTCGGCGACGCCCGTCGAGGGGCGCCGCCCGGCATCGCTGCAGCAGGCCGCGGCACTGGGGCTGATCACCCTCGGCGTGCTCTTCCTGCTGCGCGAGCTCGGCCTGTGGTTCGGCGACTCCCTGGTGTTCCCGGTGGCCCTGGCCGCGATCGGCTCGGCGATCGTGTGGACCCGTGGCGACGAGGCCGACCGCACCCGCTGGTCGAGGGTCACGGCCAGGATCCCGGGCGGACACGCGCTCGCGACCGCCACCTCGGGCCCCGCCTCACCGGTCCGCCTGCTCATCGGCACGTTGCTGGTGGCGGGGGCCGTGGCGGGCTTCCTCGCGGCGCAGGACGGATTGGGTGCCCTGCGCGACCTCGGGTTCGCGGTCGTCGCGGCACTCGGTGGACTGGCGCTGCTGTTCGGGCCGTGGCTGTGGGGACTCGTGGACCAGCTCGGGCTCGAGCGGCGCGAGCGCATCCGCCAGGAGGAGCGCGCCGAGCTGGCCGCCCACCTGCACGACTCCGTGCTGCAGACCCTGGCGCTCATCCAGCGCAGCGCCGACCAGCCGCGCCGCATGGTGGCCCTCGCCCGCCGTCAGGAACGCGAGCTGCGGAGCTGGCTCTACGGCCAGCGCGACAGCCTCCACCAGCAGACCAGCCTCCAGGCCGCCGCCGAACAGGTCGTCGAGGAGGTCGAGGCCGTCCACGACCTGCAGATAGACGTGGTCGTCGTCGGCGACGCGCCACTCGACGACCGCGTCCTCGCTCTGCTGGCCGCCATGCGCGAGGCGTGCGTGAACGCGGCCAAGCATGCGGGTGTGGCGACCGCCTCCGTGTACGTCGAGGTGGAGGACGACCAGGTCACGGCGTTCGTCCGCGACCGCGGCGACGGTTTCGAGCTGGCCACCGTGCCCGAGCACCGGCGCGGCGTGCGCGACTCCATCATCGGTCGCCTGGACCGGCACGGCGGCCACGGGCGCGTCTGGTCCACGCCGGGCGAGGGCACGGAGATCGAGCTGTGCGTGCCGCGAAGCCGCAACAGCAACCACCACCACTCGACGGAGCAGCAGGCATGA
- a CDS encoding DUF222 domain-containing protein, whose translation MSDQPGAAEAGGPPVGLGDLAVAEQRELGWEQLFAHARALGPDPRFADLSDDQLEVTLHTRAVEATIVLARLFDVLAEFVVRGIWADQGARTPGAWLSWKLGLGASTAREWVRVALRLRELPAIRDRFAAGTLSYSKVRALTRIALPDAQEWLLAWADHATAAELERVARGLRGAQRGRLVADDPDHGWTYRLTTRHDGLAELTVVGPVEEIVELELRCRRAAEQQLADRRRSGPAASEEPTDAGSASAEAVSVPEPPDDDREPWVTAADVARTLAEAVVVRTDGGPPDTSGLDRHTLVLQAPADALAALNPPTGHDVPHPRQDPVPVRDAAGRIRSLDRRVLRRLACEAGIVLAVTNAHHQPIDLGRRRRDPSAALRRAVFLRDHHSCRYPGCGSTRNLHVHHVRHWADGGPTDLANLITLCAHHHRHLHRRHDDGRGIEVRVRPDGRHTFTLADGSHLPHAGPARAVQEAIESWQTATAQAPEPPPDIASAEAGAGSPPLAPIEWDGPGNYDLDLAVAVLQEHLDRVVPPERLVAA comes from the coding sequence GTGAGCGATCAGCCGGGAGCGGCGGAAGCCGGCGGGCCGCCGGTCGGGCTGGGCGACCTGGCCGTCGCCGAGCAGCGCGAGCTGGGGTGGGAGCAGTTGTTCGCGCACGCCCGCGCGCTCGGTCCCGATCCACGGTTCGCGGACCTCTCCGACGACCAGCTCGAGGTCACGCTGCACACGAGGGCCGTGGAGGCCACGATCGTCCTCGCCCGTCTCTTCGACGTCCTCGCGGAGTTCGTCGTCCGCGGCATCTGGGCCGACCAGGGCGCCCGCACCCCCGGCGCCTGGCTGTCATGGAAGCTCGGCCTCGGCGCCTCCACCGCCCGGGAGTGGGTCCGGGTCGCGCTGCGGCTGCGCGAACTGCCCGCCATCCGCGACCGGTTCGCTGCCGGCACGCTGTCGTATTCGAAGGTCCGCGCCCTGACACGCATCGCGCTGCCGGACGCGCAGGAGTGGCTGCTGGCGTGGGCCGACCACGCCACGGCCGCCGAGCTCGAGCGCGTGGCACGTGGTCTGCGCGGTGCACAGCGCGGCCGGCTCGTGGCCGACGACCCCGACCACGGCTGGACCTACCGACTCACCACGCGGCACGACGGTCTCGCCGAGCTCACCGTCGTCGGTCCGGTCGAGGAGATCGTCGAGTTGGAGCTCCGCTGCCGCCGGGCAGCGGAGCAACAGTTGGCCGACCGGCGTCGAAGCGGCCCCGCCGCCAGCGAGGAACCGACGGACGCCGGCAGCGCTTCCGCGGAAGCGGTCAGCGTGCCCGAACCGCCCGACGATGACCGAGAGCCGTGGGTGACGGCGGCCGACGTCGCCCGCACGTTGGCGGAAGCGGTCGTCGTCCGGACCGACGGTGGTCCGCCGGACACCAGCGGCCTCGACCGCCACACCCTCGTGCTGCAGGCGCCAGCCGACGCGCTCGCGGCCCTGAACCCGCCGACGGGGCACGACGTCCCGCATCCACGACAGGATCCCGTGCCGGTCCGCGACGCCGCCGGACGCATCCGCAGTCTCGACCGGCGCGTGCTGCGCCGTCTGGCCTGCGAGGCCGGGATCGTCCTGGCCGTCACGAATGCGCACCACCAACCGATCGACCTCGGCCGACGACGACGCGATCCGTCGGCGGCGCTGCGGCGGGCGGTCTTCCTCCGCGACCACCACTCCTGCCGCTACCCCGGTTGCGGAAGCACACGCAACCTCCACGTCCATCACGTACGCCACTGGGCGGACGGCGGCCCCACCGACCTCGCCAACCTCATCACCCTCTGCGCGCACCACCACCGCCACCTCCACCGCCGCCACGACGACGGCCGGGGCATCGAGGTCCGCGTTCGCCCCGACGGCCGGCACACGTTCACGCTCGCGGACGGCAGCCACCTCCCACACGCCGGCCCGGCCCGCGCGGTGCAGGAGGCGATCGAATCGTGGCAGACGGCCACCGCGCAGGCGCCCGAGCCGCCACCCGACATCGCTTCCGCGGAAGCCGGCGCCGGATCGCCGCCGCTCGCGCCCATCGAGTGGGACGGCCCCGGCAACTACGACCTCGACCTCGCCGTCGCCGTCCTCCAGGAACACCTCGACCGCGTCGTGCCGCCCGAGCGCCTCGTCGCCGCATGA